A section of the Adhaeribacter arboris genome encodes:
- a CDS encoding T9SS type A sorting domain-containing protein, whose protein sequence is MIDGRPDKFRIKIWNKDKKNQVVYDKPEQHGGCGGPSYNHCRLYYDSNQQSCRGPDELARRRSNPRRENRTYFPQLPNPFSEKTTLEFTFDEDEEYTLAIYDLAGKLVANCQMARLRRVS, encoded by the coding sequence TTGATTGATGGCCGTCCGGATAAGTTCCGCATCAAAATCTGGAATAAAGACAAAAAGAACCAGGTAGTCTACGATAAACCTGAGCAACACGGCGGATGCGGCGGACCCAGTTACAACCATTGTAGGCTTTATTATGATTCAAACCAGCAAAGCTGCCGTGGCCCGGATGAGCTTGCCCGGCGTAGAAGTAACCCCAGAAGAGAAAACCGCACCTACTTTCCGCAACTACCCAATCCGTTCTCGGAGAAGACTACCCTGGAGTTTACGTTTGATGAAGATGAGGAATATACTTTAGCAATCTATGATCTAGCGGGCAAGTTGGTAGCCAACTGCCAAATGGCAAGGCTGAGGCGGGTAAGTTAA